The following proteins come from a genomic window of Polyodon spathula isolate WHYD16114869_AA chromosome 44, ASM1765450v1, whole genome shotgun sequence:
- the LOC121305688 gene encoding zinc finger and BTB domain-containing protein 38-like, with translation MDLLAEEDHFMKVVDGHIIYFCTVCERSYMTLSSLKRHSNVHSWRRKYPCRYCEKVFALAEYRTKHEVWHTGERRYQCIFCWEAFVTYYNLKTHQKSFHGINPGLISSEKTANGGYKQKLNALKLYRLLPMRSQKRAYKTYSQALSESILMPSLTAPLDNGLPESPGSEGLCSLGLRPEGAGDYIFPASLDPDTLEQGEIPTGPRKRSSPAMHGIREGETDEEAAKTLPESRTGFPSADGSVSTVIAYGHPKPSVIVHGTAVSSVIVHSNQVASTSVNSSSSCPSRHPSSEPSKVPPPIKKQVLKEYIQSQKRASSEETEEGRRSVREDKKSQKPCRTSANGNSVTYVAKPAYVGASSETRGGAPLCQITVRIGEEAIMKRSISETDLMRDKGSPANKTKRMDPLHKETNQHQHQHHHHNKETDQHQRQHLHHNKEAEPEKKKKKKKKMKKCKASKLREYNFRREVREEESDQDAEDNLWRPYYTYKPKRKTLHVQKVKKPSWRRKLRYKRSLRLMKRAEKLLGRSLDEGGDCKPSAGLQDKRGVPKEEEEEEEEQENFSCHICEETFPDFPSLEKHERNHRTGKAFECITCGRQFSSVKKLDKHELTHLMEFVCLRCQESFRNRALMEAHQKTHQAEGENRFPQERELVTESKETGYPEKSNLPRVGRRPSVRHTCTSCSKVCKTVAALGRHMKRHEAERDDSAEPGPELHPTAEAEAEAEDLDHDLEANRDQSKSIPVINYTTSAADETSDRLAGAGSYAPQCDVLGKTQLQSDQAVPAQLSEISSNNEQRVLQNPGSSPRGSKIVPPPGSPEAAPSARAEVPSSSVQSVLVLNGRDCLDSCQQQEAVTPYRAIRSQVGQPQGPLLMTTEHREPGPRSQSYKHQDECTGSATPRPNATAEGTARSDEGSNAQNNYEQDTGPYSYQSTSMMSHTRREDDDDGPQNLVMSHAGPSPPPPPPHAMEQAAMSRAREEASERGEMESRGQGEAPARAMVSHAGNEAPLSALMMSHLARDALPAPDLLRTHMGRAAAPQELTMSRNGRSEGLTMTRVPQKEETLPAMEFTKTQTTAGTANTATAAAAHGRLMPQTTTSNKCPHKRIKSPTLGANTLAQELLKPHLGSKATIQDVARMVQEDLIPQNLMMPRGTEDSVRAENPLAPCQSEELQYSAPQDLRMATTFPVQEFPLPLLAPAGCRTSKKHQESPLLSYPTAAMQFGDLGKMSSGDLAKLPFYPDPYQLLYGPQLMAYPYNLAALPMALNMVVPSEKGQPLPFLPTLFSYVNPCTGLVQEPHLLAKSSRRDDHRDAANQ, from the coding sequence ATGGACCTGCTTGCGGAGGAAGACCACTTCATGAAAGTGGTGGACGGCCACATTATCTACTTCTGCACGGTCTGCGAGCGCTCCTACATGACCCTGTCGAGCCTCAAGCGACACTCCAACGTGCACTCCTGGCGCAGGAAGTACCCGTGTCGTTACTGCGAGAAGGTGTTCGCCCTGGCGGAGTACCGGACCAAGCACGAGGTGTGGCACACCGGGGAGAGGCGCTACCAGTGCATCTTCTGCTGGGAGGCCTTCGTCACTTACTACAACCTCAAGACGCACCAGAAGTCTTTCCACGGCATCAACCCTGGCCTGATCAGCAGCGAGAAGACGGCCAACGGTGGGTACAAGCAGAAACTAAATGCCCTCAAACTCTACCGCTTGTTGCCCATGAGATCCCAGAAAAGGGCTTACAAAACATACAGCCAGGCCCTTTCTGAAAGCATCCTAATGCCTTCCCTGACAGCGCCTTTGGACAATGGCCTTCCTGAGTCTCCGGGTTCTGAGGGGTTGTGCTCTCTGGGTCTGCGCCCGGAGGGTGCTGGGGATTATATATTTCCGGCATCGTTGGACCCTGACACTTTGGAACAAGGGGAAATACCCACCGGTCCACGCAAACGGTCTAGTCCTGCCATGCATGGGATAAGGGAGGGGGAGACAGACGAGGAAGCAGCAAAAACCCTGCCTGAAAGCAGAACAGGTTTTCCAAGCGCGGATGGTTCTGTCTCCACAGTTATTGCGTACGGTCACCCCAAGCCCTCTGTGATCGTGCACGGCACAGCTGTCTCCTCCGTTATCGTGCACAGCAACCAGGTTGCATCGACGTCcgtgaacagcagcagcagctgtccgAGTCGTCACCCCTCGTCCGAACCCTCAAAAGTCCCCCCACCCATCAAGAAACAGGTCCTGAAGGAATACATCCAGTCCCAGAAAAGAGCTTCCAGCGAGGAAACAGAAGAAGGGAGGAGAAGCGTACGGGAAGAcaaaaaatcacagaaaccttGCAGGACCTCCGCCAACGGCAACAGCGTCACCTACGTGGCCAAGCCGGCATACGTGGGAGCATCTTCAGAGACCAGAGGCGGTGCCCCCTTGTGCCAGATCACTGTGCGCATCGGGGAGGAAGCCATCATGAAGAGAAGCATCTCTGAAACGGACCTGATGAGGGACAAGGGTTCCCCTGCCAACAAGACCAAAAGAATGGACCCTCTCCACAAGGAGACgaaccagcaccagcaccaacaccaccaccacaacaaGGAGACGGACCAGCACCAACGCCAACACCTACACCACAACAAGGAGGCCGAGccagagaagaagaagaagaagaagaagaagatgaagaagtgTAAAGCGAGCAAATTGAGGGAATACAATTTCCGcagggaggtgagggaggaggagAGCGACCAGGATGCCGAGGACAACCTGTGGCGGCCTTACTACACTTACAAGCCCAAGAGAAAGACCCTGCACGTTCAGAAAGTCAAAAAACCCAGCTGGAGGCGGAAACTCCGATACAAGCGATCGCTGCGGCTGATGAAGAGGGCAGAGAAGCTCTTGGGCCGAAGCTTAGACGAGGGCGGCGACTGCAAGCCAAGCGCCGGTCTTCAGGATAAGCGAGGAGTGcccaaggaggaggaggaggaggaggaggagcaggagaatTTCAGCTGCCACATCTGTGAAGAAACCTTCCCGGATTTCCCCTCTCTGGAGAAACACGAGAGGAACCACCGGACGGGCAAGGCCTTCGAATGCATCACCTGCGGCAGGCAATTTTCCAGCGTGAAAAAGCTGGACAAGCATGAGCTGACCCACCTCATGGAGTTCGTATGCTTGCGGTGTCAGGAGTCCTTCAGGAACAGGGCGCTCATGGAGGCGCATCAGAAGACGCACCAGGCTGAAGGCGAGAACCGTTTCCCCCAAGAGAGGGAGCTTGTCACGGAATCCAAAGAAACGGGCTACCCAGAGAAAAGTAACCTGCCCCGGGTTGGGAGAAGGCCATCTGTCCGGCACACCTGCACCTCCTGTTCCAAAGTCTGCAAGACTGTAGCAGCACTGGGGAGGCACATGAAAAGGCACGAGGCAGAGAGAGACGATTCAGCAGAGCCTGGACCAGAACTGCATCCCACAGCggaagcagaagcagaagcagaagaCTTAGACCACGATTTAGAAGCAAACAGAGATCAGTCTAAATCTATCCCTGTTATTAATTACACCACATCAGCAGCGGACGAGACAAGCGACAGGCTGGCCGGCGCAGGCAGTTACGCACCTCAATGTGACGTCCTGGGAAAAACTCAGCTTCAGTCTGACCAGGCAGTGCCAGCACAGCTGTCTGAAATATCTTCCAATAATGAACAACGAGTCCTACAAAATCCTGGCTCAAGTCCACGGGGAAGCAAGATTGTTCCCCCGCCTGGGAGCCCGGAAGCTGCACCTTCGGCCAGGGCTGAGGTTCCCAGCAGTTCGGTCCAGAGTGTTCTGGTTCTGAACGGCAGAGACTGTTTGGACTCTTGTCAGCAGCAGGAGGCTGTGACGCCTTATAGGGCCATAAGAAGCCAGGTGGGGCAACCTCAGGGGCCGCTGCTGATGACCACAGAACACCGCGAGCCAGGACCGCGTTCTCAGAGTTATAAACATCAAGATGAGTGTACGGGCAGTGCTACACCAAGACCCAACGCAACTGCCGAGGGAACAGCGAGATCAGATGAAGGAAGCAATGCTCAGAACAACTACGAACAGGACACTGGCCCATACAGTTATCAAAGCACTTCGATGATGTCACACACCAGAAGGGAGGACGACGACGACGGTCCCCAGAATCTGGTGATGTCACACGCGGGACccagccctcctcctcctcctcctcatgcTATGGAGCAAGCCGCGATGTCGCGCGCGCGAGAGGAGGCTTCCGAACGCGGCGAGATGGAATCGCGCGGGCAGGGAGAGGCTCCTGCGCGGGCGATGGTCTCCCACGCAGGAAATGAGGCCCCTCTGTCTGCACTGATGATGTCCCACCTAGCTAGAGACGCTCTTCCTGCACCAGATCTGCTGAGAACGCACATGGGAAGGGCTGCAGCTCCACAGGAACTGACGATGTCACGTAACGGGAGATCAGAGGGGCTGACGATGACGAGGGTGCCTCAGAAAGAGGAAACGCTCCCGGCAATGGAATTCACTAAGACTCAAACCACTGCAGGCACCgctaacactgccactgctgctgctgcccatgGACGTCTCATGCCACAGACCACCACTTCCAACAAGTGCCCCCATAAAAGGATCAAATCGCCAACCCTGGGTGCAAACACTCTGGCGCAAGAACTGCTGAAGCCTCACTTGGGGTCCAAAGCAACCATCCAGGACGTGGCGAGGATGGTGCAGGAAGACCTGATTCCGCAGAACCTGATGATGCCCCGTGGAACTGAAGACAGCGTGCGCGCTGAGAATCCGCTCGCTCCCTGCCAGTCCGAAGAGCTTCAATACTCTGCTCCGCAGGATCTCCGCATGGCGACAACTTTCCCGGTTCAGGAGTTCCCTCTGCCTCTCCTGGCGCCCGCTGGCTGCCGAACCAGCAAAAAACACCAGGAAAGCCCCCTGCTCTCCTACCCGACCGCTGCCATGCAGTTTGGCGACCTGGGCAAGATGTCTAGCGGTGATCTGGCAAAGCTGCCTTTTTACCCGGACCCCTACCAACTGCTCTACGGGCCCCAGCTCATGGCGTACCCTTACAACCTGGCGGCTCTGCCCATGGCTTTGAACATGGTGGTCCCCAGTGAAAAAGGGCAGCCTCTGCCATTCCTGCCAACCCTCTTCAGCTATGTGAACCCCTGTACGGGGCTCGTGCAGGAGCCCCACCTGCTAGCTAAATCGAGCAGGAGGGACGACCACCGTGACGCCGCAAATCAGTAG
- the LOC121305686 gene encoding LOW QUALITY PROTEIN: DNA-directed RNA polymerase II subunit RPB1-like (The sequence of the model RefSeq protein was modified relative to this genomic sequence to represent the inferred CDS: inserted 2 bases in 1 codon; deleted 2 bases in 1 codon), with product MNSPVCFLPSQVERHMCDGDIIIFNRQPTLHKMSMMGHRVRILPWSTFRLNLSVTTPYNADFDGDEMNLHLPQSLETRAEIQELAMVPRMIVTPQSNRPVMGIVQDTLTAVRKFTKRDVFLERGEVMNLLMFLSTWDGKVPQPAILKPRPLWTGKQVFTLIIPGHINAIRTHSTHPDDEDSGPYKHISPGDTKVIVENGELIMGILCKKSLGTSAGSLVHLSYLEMGHDTTRLFYSNIQTVINNWLLIEGHSIGIGDSIADAKTYLDIQSTIKKAKQDVIEVIEKAHNNELEPTPGNTLRQTFENQVNRILNDARDKTGSSAQKSLSEYNNFKSMVVAGSKGSKINISQVIAVVGQQNVEGKRIPFGFKHRTLPHFIKDDYGPESRGFVENSYLAGLTPTEFFFHAMGGREGLIDTAVKTAETGYIQRRLIKSMESVMVKYDATVRNSINQVVQLRYGEDGLAGESVEFQNLATLKPSHKAFEKKFKFDYTNDRALRRILQEEVVKDVMTNALVQGTLEKEFEQMKEDRDILRAIFPTGDSKVVLPCNIARMIWNAQKIFRINTRTPTDLNPLRVVEGVKELSKKLVIVNGDDPLSRQAQQNATLLFNIHLRSTLCSRRMTEEFRLSTEAYDWLLGEIEAKFNQSIAHPGEMVGALAAQSLGEPATQMTLNTFHYAGVSAKNVTLGVPRLKELINISKRPKTPSLTVFLLGQAARDAERAKDILCRLEHTTLRKVTANTAIYYDPNPQNTVVTEDQEWVNVYYEMPDFDVTRISPWLLRIELDRKHMTDRKLTMEQIAEQISKVYMHLPQTDNKKKIIITEEGEFKALQEWILETDGVGLMRVLSEKDVDPVRTTSNDIVEIFTVLGIEAVRKALERELYHVISFDGSYVNYRHLALLCDTMTCRGHLMAITRHGVNRQDTGPLMKCSFEETVRLXGVSENIMLGQLAPAGTGCFDLLLDAEKCKYGMEIPTNIPGISVAGPSGMFFGSAPSPMGGMSPAMTPWNQGATPAYGAWSPSIGESNNPNIKSTSNILSSILKSLYLVSEMHFFLPPGGAMSPSYSPTSPAYEPRSPGGYTPQSPGYSPTSPSYSPTSPSYSPTSPNYSPTSPSYSPTSPSYSPTSPSYSPTSPSYSPTSPSYSPTSPSYSPTSPSYSPTSPSYSPTSPSYSPTSPSYSPTSPSYSPTSPSYSPTSPSYSPTSPSYSPTSPWLRGSPTSPNYTPTSPSGTRPMSPSYSPPLWGYTPTSPNYSPTSPWGWGSPRYSPTSPSYSPSSPRYTPQSPTYTPSSPSYSPSSPSYSPTSPKYTPTSPSYSPSSPEYTPTSPKYSPTSPKYSPTSPKYSPTSPTYSPTTPKYSPTSPTYSPASPGYTPTSPKYSPTSPTYSPTSPKYSPTSPTYSPTSPKGSTYSPTSPGYSPTSPTYSLTSPAISPDDSDEEN from the exons ATGAATTCTCCTGTCTGTTTCCTCCCTTCCCAGGTCGAGAGGCACATGTGTGACGGTGACATCATCATCTTCAACAGACAGCCCACACTGCACAAGATGTCTATGATGGGACACAGGGTTCGGATCCTGCCGTGGTCGACGTTCCGGCTCAATCTGAG CGTGACGACCCCCTACAACGCGGATTTCGACGGGGACGAGATGAACCTGCACCTGCCCCAGTCCCTGGAGACCCGCGCGGAGATCCAGGAGCTGGCCATGGTGCCCAGGATGATCGTCACGCCCCAGTCCAACCGTCCCGTCATGGGCATCGTGCAGGACACCCTGACCGCCGTGCGCAAGTTTACTAAGAGGGACGTCTTTCTGGAGCGG GGGGAGGTGATGAATCTTCTCATGTTCCTCTCCACCTGGGACGGGAAGGTTCCTCAGCCAGCCATCCTGAAGCCGCGGCCGCTGTGGACCGGGAAGCAGGTCTTCACCCTCATCATTCCAGGACACATCAACGCCATCCGTACCCACAGCACCCACCCCGACGACGAGGACAGCGGCCCCTACAAGCACATCTCCCCCGGAGACACCAAG GTGATCGTGGAGAACGGTGAGCTGATAATGGGCATCTTGTGTAAGAAGTCTCTGGGCACCTCGGCCGGCTCTCTGGTGCATCTCTCCTACCTAGAGATGGGACACGACACCACCAGGCTGTTCTACAGCAACATCCAGACTGTCATCAACAACTGGCTGCTCATCGAGG GTCACTCTATCGGTATTGGAGACTCCATTGCTGATGCCAAGACCTACCTGGATATCCAGAGCACCATCAAGAAAGCCAAGCAGGATGTGATAGAG GTCATAGAGAAGGCTCATAATAATGAGCTGGAGCCCACGCCTGGAAACACACTGAGGCAGACCTTCGAGAACCAGGTGAACAGGATCCTGAACGACGCCCGTGACAAGACTGGCTCCTCTGCACAGAAATCCCTGTCCGAGTACAACAACTTCAAATCCATGGTGGTGGCCGGGTCCAAGGGTTCCAAGATTAACATCTcccag gTCATCGCCGTGGTGGGGCAGCAGAACGTGGAGGGGAAGCGCATCCCGTTCGGCTTCAAGCACCGCACCCTGCCGCACTTCATAAAGGACGACTACGGGCCGGAGAGCCGCGGCTTCGTGGAGAACTCGTACCTCGCCGGCCTCACCCCCACAGAGTTCTTCTTCCATGCcatgggagggagagaggggctGATCGACACCGCCGTCAAGACTGCAGAGACAG GCTACATCCAGCGGCGGCTGATCAAATCCATGGAGTCTGTGATGGTGAAGTACGACGCGACTGTGCGCAACTCCATCAACCAGGTGGTGCAGCTGCGCTACGGGGAGGACGGGCTGGCGGGAGAGTCCGTAGAGTTCCAGAACCTGGCCACCCTCAAGCCCTCGCACAAGGCCTTCGAGAAGAA GTTCAAGTTCGACTACACCAACGACCGTGCTCTGCGGCGCATCCTGCAGGAGGAGGTGGTGAAGGACGTGATGACCAACGCCCTCGTGCAGGGCACCCTGGAGAAGGAGTTTGAGCAGATGAAGGAGGACAGAGACATCCTCAGAGCCATCTTCCCAACGGGGGACAgcaag GTGGTGCTGCCGTGCAACATCGCCAGGATGATCTGGAATGCACAGAAGATCTTCCGCATCAACACCAGAACCCCGACCGACCTGAACCCACTCAGAGTGGTGGAAG GTGTGAAGGAGCTCAGTAAGAAGCTGGTGATCGTGAACGGGGACGACCCCCTGAGCAGACAGGCTCAGCAGAACGCCACACTGCTCTTCAACATCCACCTGCGTTCCACGCTGTGCAGCCGCCGCATGACTGAGGAATTCCGGCTCAGCACGGAGGCCTACGACTGGCTCCTGGGCGAGATCGAGGCCAAGTTCAACCAGTCTATC GCTCACCCCGGTGAGATGGTGGGCGCTCTGGCCGCTCAGTCTCTCGGAGAGCCCGCCACTCAGATGACTCTGAACACCTTCCACTACGCCGGCGTGTCGGCCAAGAACGTGACCCTGGGTGTGCCGCGTCTCAAGGAGCTGATCAACATCTCCAAGCGGCCCAAGACCCCCTCGCTGACCGTCTTCCTGCTGGGGCAGGCAGCGCGAGACGCTGAGAGGGCCAAG GATATCTTGTGCCGGCTGGAGCACACGACCCTGAGGAAGGTGACGGCGAACACGGCCATCTACTATGACCCGAACCCCCAGAACACAGTGGTGACGGAGGACCAGGAGTGGGTGAATGTGTATTACGAGATGCCGGACTTCGACGTGACCCGCATCTCGCCCTGGCTGCTGCGCATCGAGCTGGACCGCAAGCACATGACCGACCGCAAGCTCACCATGGAGCAGATCGCA GAGCAGATCAGCAAG gtGTACATGCACTTGCCCCAGACTGACAACAAGAAGAAGATCATCATTACAGAGGAAGGGGAGTTCAAAGCTCTGCAGGAGTGGATTCTGGAGACGGACGGCGTGGGATTGATGAGGGTGCTGAGCGAGAAGGACGTGGACCCCGTGAGGACCACCTCCAACGACATCGTGGAGATCTTCACT GTGCTGGGGATCGAGGCTGTGCGGAAGGCCCTGGAGCGCGAGCTCTACCACGTCATCTCCTTCGACGGCTCCTATGTCAATTACCGCCACTTGGCGCTGCTGTGCGACACCATGACCTGCCGCGGCCACTTGATGGCGATCACGCGCCACGGCGTGAACCGACAGGACACGGGGCCTCTCATGAAGTGCTCCTTCGAGGAAACGGTGAGGCT GGGGGTGTCTGAGAACATCATGCTGGGGCAGCTGGCTCCAGCCGGGACGGGCTGCTTCGATCTGCTGCTGGACGCGGAGAAGTGCAAATACGGCATGGAGATCCCTACCAACATCCCTGGCATCAGCGTGGCAGGAC CCTCGGGTATGTTCTTTGGCTCTGCTCCCAGTCCGATGGGGGGAATGTCCCCAGCGATGACACCCTGGAACCAGGGAGCCACGCCAGCGTATGGAGCCTGGTCTCCCAGCATCGGTGAGTCTAATAATCCAAACATTAAAAGCACAAGTAATATATTAAGCAGTATATTGAAATCactgta TCTAGtaagtgaaatgcatttttttttacctccagGTGGCGCTATGTCTCCCAGCTACTCCCCCACCTCCCCAGCCTATGAGCCACGCTCTCCAGGGGGCTACACCCCCCAGAGCCCTGGCTACTCCCCCACTTCCCCTTCCTACTCCCCCACCTCCCCTTCTTACTCCCCGACCAGCCCCAACTATAGCCCCACCTCTCCCTCCTACTCACCCACCTCTCCATCCTACTCCCCTACCTCCCCCTCCTACTCGCCCACATCTCCCAGCTACTCTCCGACTTCTCCCTCCTACTCTCCCACCTCTCCTTCCTACTCCCCGACCTCCCCTTCTTACTCTCCCACCTCGCCCTCTTACTCTCCCACCAGCCCCTCTTACTCTCCTACATCTCCCTCTTACTCACCCACCTCTCCTTCCTACTCCCCTACCAGCCCCTCTTACAGCCCCACCTCGCCCTCGTACTCTCCAACCTCTCCTAGCTACAGCCCCACCTCCCCCTGGCTGAGGGGGTCCCCCACCAGCCCCAACTACACCCCCACCAGTCCCTCTGGTACTCGCCCAATGAGCCCCTCTTACTCCCCACCTCTGTGGGGCTACACCCCGACTTCTCCCAACTACAGCCCTACCTCCCCTTGGGGGTGGGGGTCCCCCAGGTACAGCCCCACCTCGCCTTCCTACTCTCCTTCCAGTCCTCGTTACACCCCCCAGTCCCCGACCTACACCCCCAGCTCTCCCAGTTACAGCCCCAGCTCTCCCAGTTACTCCCCAACCAGCCCCAAGTACACCCCCACCAGCCCTTCCTACAGCCCCAGCTCCCCA